Proteins encoded together in one Telopea speciosissima isolate NSW1024214 ecotype Mountain lineage chromosome 6, Tspe_v1, whole genome shotgun sequence window:
- the LOC122664364 gene encoding pre-mRNA cleavage factor Im 25 kDa subunit 2 isoform X2, whose product MVSSTTPIVNTYPLSSYTFGTKEPKMEKDTSVADRLARMKVNYMKEGMRTSVEAILLVQEHNHPHILLLQIGNTFCKLPGGRLKPGENEIEGLKRKLSSKLAANSTALQPDWQECKKLFLVHLSEREYFAVPKNLKLLAVPLFELYDNVQRYGPVISTIPQQLSRFQFNMINA is encoded by the exons ATGGTTTCGAGTACGACGCCGATAGTGAATACATACCCTCTCTCGAGCTACACTTTCGGAACGAAGGAgccaaagatggagaaagataCTTCAGTTGCAGATCGTCTTGCGCGAATGAAAGTCAA CTACATGAAAGAAGGCATGCGGACAAGTGTCGAAGCAATTCTACTG GTACAGGAGCATAACCATCCTCATATACTGCTTCTGCAGATTGGAAACACCTTCTGCAAGCTTCCTGGTGGGCGTCTAAAGCCTGGAGAGAATG AAATTGAGGGCTTGAAACGGAAACTCTCTAGCAAACTTGCCGCCAATTCTACAGCTCTTCAGCCAGATTGGCAG GAATGTAAGAAGCTTTTCCTTGTTCACTTGTCTGAGAGGGAGTACTTTGCAGTTCCAAAAAACTTGAAACTACTAGCTGTCCCACTGTTTGAGCTCTATGATAATGTTCAG AGATATGGACCAGTTATCTCCACCATCCCACAGCAGCTGTCCAGAttccagttcaacatgatcaATGCATGA
- the LOC122664364 gene encoding pre-mRNA cleavage factor Im 25 kDa subunit 2 isoform X1 → MVSSTTPIVNTYPLSSYTFGTKEPKMEKDTSVADRLARMKVNYMKEGMRTSVEAILLVQEHNHPHILLLQIGNTFCKLPGGRLKPGENEIEGLKRKLSSKLAANSTALQPDWQIGECVAVWWRPNFETIMYPYCPPHITKPKECKKLFLVHLSEREYFAVPKNLKLLAVPLFELYDNVQRYGPVISTIPQQLSRFQFNMINA, encoded by the exons ATGGTTTCGAGTACGACGCCGATAGTGAATACATACCCTCTCTCGAGCTACACTTTCGGAACGAAGGAgccaaagatggagaaagataCTTCAGTTGCAGATCGTCTTGCGCGAATGAAAGTCAA CTACATGAAAGAAGGCATGCGGACAAGTGTCGAAGCAATTCTACTG GTACAGGAGCATAACCATCCTCATATACTGCTTCTGCAGATTGGAAACACCTTCTGCAAGCTTCCTGGTGGGCGTCTAAAGCCTGGAGAGAATG AAATTGAGGGCTTGAAACGGAAACTCTCTAGCAAACTTGCCGCCAATTCTACAGCTCTTCAGCCAGATTGGCAG ATTGGGGAATGTGTCGCTGTCTGGTGGAGGCCAAACTTTGAAACCATAATGTACCCTTACTGCCCTCCCCATATCACCAAACCAAAG GAATGTAAGAAGCTTTTCCTTGTTCACTTGTCTGAGAGGGAGTACTTTGCAGTTCCAAAAAACTTGAAACTACTAGCTGTCCCACTGTTTGAGCTCTATGATAATGTTCAG AGATATGGACCAGTTATCTCCACCATCCCACAGCAGCTGTCCAGAttccagttcaacatgatcaATGCATGA